In Chlamydia serpentis, the following are encoded in one genomic region:
- a CDS encoding CPn0927/CPn0928 family alpha/beta hydrolase fold protein gives MSSYSITTPPSNTFAGDILNPSPPPKATYFSSHGAKQLSNLKKKHPLFTEIVQLIVKIFKILIGLIILPLGIYWLFQSVCANRVLPYAPNKIFRIFKKKTDTSAFKRADYLSALEKYSKKPEVAYIRRTPIEQDNILIDTLEISLQNAKPDRWLLISLGNDCSLEEIVHSKMFVSWRDLAKSIHANILIYNYPEIMSSTGTVDLKTLGSAHNICAKYLKDTKQGCGAKEIITYGYSLGGLVQSEALRNENLLEDKEVRWVAIKDRCPLSIASAALLYCGKLAEIITNICGWGISTTKNSFNLPCPEIFIYPANPLDRSVIQHDNYFPPEFTLAHAIKNSQHAKNKYFIGEVGLSHTSPLDTNTIAHLSLQILDSLSR, from the coding sequence ATGAGTTCTTATTCTATAACAACCCCTCCAAGCAATACATTTGCCGGGGATATTTTAAATCCCTCACCACCTCCAAAAGCAACCTATTTTTCCTCGCACGGAGCTAAACAACTGAGCAATTTAAAAAAAAAACATCCTCTGTTTACAGAAATTGTTCAACTTATTGTTAAGATTTTTAAAATTCTAATAGGGCTGATTATCTTGCCTTTAGGAATTTACTGGTTGTTTCAATCAGTATGCGCAAACAGAGTGCTTCCATATGCTCCTAATAAAATTTTCAGAATTTTTAAGAAAAAAACCGATACTAGCGCTTTTAAACGAGCTGATTATCTAAGTGCTCTGGAAAAGTATTCTAAGAAACCTGAGGTTGCCTATATTAGAAGAACACCTATCGAACAAGATAATATTCTTATCGATACTCTAGAAATAAGTCTGCAAAATGCTAAACCGGATCGATGGTTACTCATTTCCTTAGGAAACGACTGTAGCTTGGAAGAAATAGTCCATAGTAAAATGTTCGTATCCTGGAGGGATTTAGCTAAATCAATACATGCCAATATCCTCATTTATAACTATCCTGAGATAATGTCGAGCACCGGAACAGTTGACCTAAAAACCTTGGGATCAGCTCATAATATATGTGCAAAATATCTCAAAGATACAAAACAGGGCTGCGGAGCAAAGGAAATCATTACCTACGGCTATTCTTTAGGAGGCTTAGTGCAATCTGAAGCTTTGCGAAATGAAAATTTGCTTGAGGATAAGGAGGTCCGTTGGGTAGCAATCAAAGATCGCTGCCCCCTCTCTATAGCGTCTGCTGCATTGCTTTACTGTGGGAAGTTAGCAGAAATAATAACAAATATTTGTGGGTGGGGTATAAGCACAACAAAAAATAGCTTTAATCTTCCATGTCCCGAGATTTTTATTTATCCTGCAAATCCCCTGGACAGATCTGTAATTCAGCACGACAACTATTTCCCTCCAGAGTTTACTCTGGCCCATGCGATAAAAAATTCTCAACATGCCAAAAACAAATATTTCATAGGAGAGGTAGGTTTATCTCATACGAGTCCTCTCGATACAAATACAATAGCTCATTTGTCGCTTCAAATTTTGGATAGCCTTTCGAGATAA